CACCGCGCTCCACGTGCCGTGGATGCAACTGCCCGCGAACGCCGGGGAGTTCCGGGACTGGATGCACCGCTTCGAGGACGGCACCAACCGGGGCTACCTGATCCGCGTTCTGGAGACGGGCGCGGCGGCCGGCATGGTCAACATCAACTCGGTCATCCGGGGCCGCTACCAGGGCGCGTCCGTCGGCTACGCGGCCTTCGCCCCGTCCGCGGGCCGGGGCTACATGACCGAAGGCCTCGCGCTCGCCCTCGGGCACGCCTTCGGCGACCTGCGGCTCCACCGGCTGGAGGCGAACATCCAGCCCGAGAACACGACCTCGTTGGCCCTGGTCCGGCGACTCGGCTTCCGGTACGAGGGCATGTCGCCCGACTACCTCTACATCAACGGCGCCTGGCGCGACCACGAACGCTGGTCGATCACCGCCCCGTCCCCCTGGACGCCCGACCCTTCCCTTCCCGCGGTCTAGGGGATGCGCGCCGGCCCGTGCGGAGGGTTGTCGGCGGCGGCCGGCACGCCGGGCCCGTGCCGATCCGGGCGGGCGTCGCCGACGACGACGAGGGGGCTACGGGCCTGGCACAGGCGCTCCTGGCGGACACCCCCTGCGGGAACCGGCCGAGGGGACGCTCACCCGCACCTCCCCGCTCTCGGGAGGTCAGGACCCGTACCCCGCCCTCCTGAACTGCGACGACGTCCTCAGCCCGCGGTGCGACGTCCGCCCCGCCCGGGGCATCCCCCGCGACCGGAGCGACCGACTGGCCCGAGCCCTCGGCACCCGGCCCACCACGTGACCGGGCCGAGCGACCGGAGACCCGGCTCGGTGGGGTCGGGCCGGGCAGGTGGGTCGGTACCGCGC
Above is a window of Streptomyces subrutilus DNA encoding:
- a CDS encoding GNAT family N-acetyltransferase, which translates into the protein MPLTPSRVELCPLTLADQDEFCSLVRASTALHVPWMQLPANAGEFRDWMHRFEDGTNRGYLIRVLETGAAAGMVNINSVIRGRYQGASVGYAAFAPSAGRGYMTEGLALALGHAFGDLRLHRLEANIQPENTTSLALVRRLGFRYEGMSPDYLYINGAWRDHERWSITAPSPWTPDPSLPAV